In Sorghum bicolor cultivar BTx623 chromosome 8, Sorghum_bicolor_NCBIv3, whole genome shotgun sequence, one genomic interval encodes:
- the LOC8073466 gene encoding uncharacterized protein LOC8073466: MVGRRAMRLAALLLVVVAVSATTLVPVVSSDGELATTTSAGGSGAQQPAVATGQQQQQPDTTVLCVSKCGTCPAVCSSSPPPASSSSAGDSTAPPKSGSGGYGYSSPSPPAGQSKGAGRPSNYYYLYTSAAGGRARGVAGATSFLHYASAALAALVAGLQ, encoded by the coding sequence ATGGTGGGCAGAAGAGCCATGCGCTTGGCggcgctgctgctggtggtggtggcggtgtccGCGACGACGCTCGTGCCGGTGGTGTCCTCTGACGGCGAGCTGGCTACTACGACGTCCGCCGGCGGAAGCGGCGCCCAGCAACCGGCCGTGGCCacagggcagcagcagcagcagccggacACGACCGTGCTGTGCGTGAGCAAGTGCGGGACGTGCCCGGCGGTATGCTCGTCGTCGCCCCCgcccgcgtcgtcgtcgtccgccggTGACAGCACCGCGCCGCCGAAGAGTGGCAGTGGGGGCTACGGCTAtagctcgccgtcgccgccggcggGGCAAAGCAAGGGAGCTGGGCGGCCCAGCAACTACTACTACCTATACACCTCCGCGGCGGGCGGGCGCGCACGCGGCGTCGCTGGGGCGACCAGCTTCTTGCACTACGCGTCGGCGGCGCTCGCCGCGCTCGTCGCTGGCTTGCAGTGA